The following coding sequences lie in one Paenibacillus durus ATCC 35681 genomic window:
- a CDS encoding glycerol dehydrogenase gives MAQIFGSPGKYVQGFGELHNIKKHVSWIGDSYLVIASKNRINDLGEVIKESFGEGYKIIFAEFHGESSRKEVKRLMDIAVTEGCNGVVGLGGGKVIDTAKAVGGNLKLPTVIIPTIAASDAATSACACIYNEDGSLDEEIYFDQNPDIVLVDTEIIMNAPVRFLVAGMGDTLSTYIGARVCYRGYKDNDFGAKPTETSITIAKLSYDLLMKHGLLAKLACEQKVMTKDLNKIIEANILLSGLGFENNGGSSDHSFYYGFCDLTHRKEHMYHGEYVSVSSLCTLVLEGAPKEELDEVFSFCVSVGLPVCLEDLKLGDLTEEEFKIVSKGVLRCKSTHNYPFEVTETEVIAAIKTADVIGKMYKAGKRLF, from the coding sequence GTGGCACAGATTTTTGGATCTCCGGGAAAATACGTACAAGGTTTTGGAGAATTGCACAACATCAAGAAGCATGTTTCCTGGATAGGTGATTCTTATCTTGTTATTGCCAGCAAGAACAGGATCAATGATCTTGGAGAAGTCATTAAGGAAAGCTTTGGAGAAGGCTATAAGATTATTTTTGCTGAGTTCCACGGCGAAAGCTCCAGAAAAGAAGTCAAGCGTCTGATGGATATCGCAGTAACAGAAGGCTGCAACGGCGTTGTCGGTTTGGGTGGCGGCAAGGTTATTGATACCGCGAAGGCGGTCGGAGGCAATCTTAAGCTACCCACCGTCATAATTCCTACGATTGCAGCATCGGATGCAGCAACCAGTGCTTGTGCCTGTATATACAATGAAGACGGATCGCTTGACGAAGAGATCTATTTTGATCAAAACCCGGATATTGTCCTTGTGGATACGGAAATCATCATGAATGCACCGGTCCGCTTCCTGGTTGCGGGCATGGGCGATACGCTTTCCACCTATATAGGTGCACGAGTGTGCTATCGGGGATATAAAGACAACGACTTCGGTGCAAAACCGACGGAAACCTCCATTACCATAGCAAAGCTTTCCTATGACTTGCTAATGAAACATGGCTTATTGGCCAAGCTGGCCTGCGAACAGAAGGTTATGACAAAAGATTTAAACAAAATCATCGAAGCCAATATCCTTTTAAGCGGTCTCGGGTTTGAAAACAACGGCGGTTCTTCGGACCATTCCTTCTACTACGGTTTCTGCGATCTTACACACAGAAAAGAACATATGTATCACGGAGAATATGTTTCGGTATCTTCCTTATGCACGCTCGTCTTGGAAGGTGCGCCCAAGGAAGAACTAGATGAAGTATTCAGCTTCTGTGTAAGTGTAGGCCTACCTGTCTGCCTTGAAGATCTGAAGCTTGGCGATTTGACCGAAGAAGAATTCAAGATCGTGTCAAAAGGCGTGTTAAGATGCAAATCAACGCATAATTATCCTTTCGAAGTGACTGAAACAGAAGTCATCGCCGCAATCAAAACGGCAGATGTCATCGGTAAAATGTATAAAGCGGGCAAGCGCCTGTTTTAG